One Nomascus leucogenys isolate Asia chromosome 22a, Asia_NLE_v1, whole genome shotgun sequence DNA segment encodes these proteins:
- the LOC101177447 gene encoding C-X-C chemokine receptor type 2-like, giving the protein MGNNTANWRMLLRILLQSFGFIVPLLIMLFCYRFTLRTLFEAHMRQKHWAMPVIFAVVLIFLLCWLSYNLVLLADILMRTQMTKETCECRNDINQALDATEILGILHSCLNPFIYTFIGQKFRHGLLKILAIHNLISKDSLPKDNRPSFVGSFSGHTSTTL; this is encoded by the coding sequence ATGGGCAACAATACAGCAAACTGGCGGATGCTGTTACGGATCCTGCTCCAGTCCTTTGGCTTCATCGTGCCGCTGTTGATCATGCTGTTCTGCTACAGATTCACCCTCCGTACGCTGTTTGAGGCCCACATGAGACAGAAGCACTGGGCCATGCCAGTCATCTTTGCTGTCGTCCTCATCTTCCTGCTCTGCTGGCTGTCCTACAACCTGGTCCTGCTGGCAGACATCCTCATGAGAACCCAGATGACCAAGGAGACTTGTGAGTGCCGCAACGACATCAACCAGGCCCTGGATGCCACCGAGATTCTGGGCATCCTTCACAGCTGCCTCAACCCCTTCATCTACACCTTCATTGGCCAGAAGTTTCGCCATGGACTCCTCAAGATTCTAGCCATACATAACTTGATCAGCAAGGACTCCCTGCCCAAAGACAACAGGCCTTCCTTTGTTGGCTCTTTTTCAGGGCACACTTCCACTACTCTCTAA
- the RUFY4 gene encoding RUN and FYVE domain-containing protein 4 produces the protein MAEKGAILKVTKDLRAAVSAILQGYGDGQGPVTDTSAELHRLCGCLELLLQFDQKEQKSFLGPRKDYWDFLCTALRRQRGDMEPIHFVRSQDKLKTPLGKGRAFIRFCLAHGQLAEALQLCLLNPELTREWYGPRSPLLCPEHQEDMLDSLYALNGVAFELDLQQPDLDEAWPMFSESRCSSSTQTQGRRPRKNKHAPKKIPATYGGPENVQIEDSHTSQAICLQDAPSGQQLAGLPGSQQRRHLPFFLEKKGENSRRHRYPQSMWEPEGEELQLDQEERAPWIEIFLGNSTPSAQGQGKGAMGTQKVIGIEAEGTGVLLVAEGQRTTEGTHEKEAEWSHVQRLLMPSPRGTVEGAVSGSRQGSGASSILGEPWVLQGLATKEDSTVENPQVQTEVTRVARREEQAEVSLQDEIKSLRLGFRKAEEQAQSQEQLLRQQEGELQALREQLSRCQEERAELQAQLEQKQQEAERRDAMYQEELGGQRDLVQAMKRRVLELIQEKDRLWQRLQHLSSMAPGCCVACSKIFGRLSRRYPCRLCGGLLCHTCSMDYKKRDRCCPPCAQGGEAQVT, from the exons ATGGCAGAAAAGGGAGCCATCCTCAAGGTCACCAAAGACCTAAGAG CTGCCGTCTCTGCCATCCTCCAGGGCTATGGAGATGGGCAGGGGCCAGTGACGGACACCAGTGCTGAGCTGCACAGACTCTGTGGCtgcctggagctgctgctgcAG TTTGACCAGAAAGAGCAGAAGAGCTTCCTGGGGCCTCGGAAGGATTACTGGGACTTTCTCTGCACTGCCCTACGACGGCAGCGGGGGGACATGGAGCCAATCCACTTTGTCCGTTCCCAGGACAAG TTGAAGACCCCTCTGGGGAAAGGCCGTGCCTTCATCCGCTTCTGCCTGGCCCACGGGCAGCTGGCTGAGGCCCTGCAGCTTTGCCTCCTGAACCCAGAGCTCACCAG GGAATGGTATGGACCCCGGAGCCCTCTGCTCTGCCCAGAACACCAAGAAGACATGCTGGACTCTCTCTATGCTCTCAATGGGGTGGCCTTCGAGTTGGACCTCCAGCAGCCAGACCTGGATGAAGCCTGGCCCATGTTCTCAGA GTCACGCTGCTCCAGTTCCACCCAAACCCAGGGAAGGAGacccagaaaaaacaaacatgccCCAAAGAAG ATCCCAGCCACATATGGAGGGCCCGAAAATGTCCAGATTGAGGACTCACACACCAGTCAAGCCATCTGTCTGCAAGATGCACCGAGTGGACAGCAGTTGGCAGGGCTTCCCGGGTCCCAGCAACGAAggcatcttcctttctttttggaaaaGAAGGGCGAAAATTCCAGGAGACATAGGTACCCCCAGAGCATGTGGGAGCCAGAAGGGGAGGAGCTTCAGCTAGACCAGGAGGAAAGAGCCCCGTGGATTGAGATCTTCCTGGGGAACTCAACACCCAGCGCCCAGGGACAGGGGAAGGGGGCTATGGGCACTCAGAAGGTGATAGGGATAGAGGCTGAGGGCACAGGGGTTCTGCTGGTTGCAGAGGGTCAGAGAACAACAGAGGGGACTCATGAAAAGGAAGCAGAGTGGAGTCATGTCCAGAGGCTGCTGATGCCCAGCCCCAGAGGGACCGTAGAGGGAGCAGTATCAGGGAGCAGGCAGGGGTCTGGGGCCTCTAGCATCCTGGGGGAGCCCTGGGTCCTTCAGGGACTCGCAACAAAGGAAGACTCTACCGTGGAGAATCCACAAGTGCAAACAGAAGTGACCCGTGTGGCCAGAAGGGAGGAGCAAGCCGAGGTATCCCTGCAGGACGAGATCAAG AGCCTCAGACTTGGGTTCCGGAAGGCTGAGGAGCAGGCCCAGAGCCAGGAGCAGCTGCTGAGACAGCAGGAGGGGGAGCTGCAGGCACTTCGGGAGCAGCTCAGCAG GTGTCAGGAAGAGAGAGCCGAGCTGCAGGCACAGCTGGAGCAGAAGCaacaggaggctgagaggagggaTGCCATGTACCAGGAGGAGCTTGGAGGGCAGCGGGACTTGGTCCAGGCCATGAAGAGGCGGGTGTTGGAATTGATCCA AGAGAAGGACCGCCTGTGGCAGAGGCTCCAGCATCTCTCTTCCATGGCCCCTGGGTGCTGTGTGGCCTGTAGCAAGATATTTGGCCGATTGTCTCGGCGGTATCCATGCAG GCTCTGCGGAGGCCTTCTCTGCCACACTTGCTCTATGGATTACAAGAAGAGAGACCGCTGCTGCCCACCCTGCGCCCAGGGAGGAGAAGCCCAGGTCACCTGA